One Lacunisphaera limnophila DNA window includes the following coding sequences:
- a CDS encoding DUF5069 domain-containing protein, with protein sequence MPRVAGLRSPYDKSVGGLHHLGRMLDKIRLMQSGALPEHYHRNYGLSIGLDGQLCGFLGVAFADVAAQVAAGRADGDVAEWIFTTGLRPNRMQTLVWNEHSRKIGWNDRVAAFNAKVKTEPGWEHLTAITSFDLIEQSEEREPPAMKA encoded by the coding sequence ATGCCCCGCGTTGCCGGTCTCCGCTCCCCCTACGACAAGTCGGTCGGCGGCCTGCATCATCTGGGGCGCATGCTCGACAAGATCCGGCTGATGCAGTCGGGCGCGCTGCCGGAGCACTACCATCGCAACTACGGCCTCTCCATCGGCCTGGATGGCCAGCTCTGCGGTTTTCTCGGCGTGGCTTTTGCCGACGTCGCGGCGCAGGTGGCGGCCGGGCGGGCCGACGGCGACGTCGCGGAGTGGATTTTTACCACCGGGCTCCGGCCGAACCGCATGCAGACCTTGGTCTGGAACGAGCATTCCCGGAAAATCGGCTGGAACGACCGGGTGGCGGCCTTCAACGCCAAGGTGAAGACCGAGCCGGGTTGGGAGCATCTCACGGCCATCACTTCCTTCGACCTCATTGAACAGAGCGAGGAGCGCGAGCCCCCCGCGATGAAGGCCTGA
- a CDS encoding tetratricopeptide repeat protein — MRSRHLLPFLLLPVLLAAQTDTELLDASNIQNAFARRAAKAPALDPKRIINESSSFLKEREPEMTAEEYALYEKVVNMLGTNPTFALRLLEGMISGGEEASPAFEFILGNVYYAAGENEKTEASYKKAVERYPTFLRAWNNLGVLYYSTDRFADAVQAFSKSVSLGDRDPTTYGLLGYSLEKENNLVAAEVAYMQALSGDPGNADWQEGLLRLCVQGRQLARAEAIARTLIKTRPGESRFWLILANVLLTDNRRIEALTVLELAAGVGAASPDELILLGDLYAEQNLHAEALAIYTKLVPLAPATGEDKLIRLARSLAAAGRPAEALAALQALPATLTPAGRVTRLLVQAQIARAAQRWAKARRDLETVLADEPMNGAALLALGAVHVGEGDDIRAAFVFEAASRVPEATYRASLELANLELRNRNYPRSVEHLRKALSLEHTDEVADYLARVRALIPDETPATP; from the coding sequence ATGAGATCACGCCACCTGCTTCCCTTTCTCCTGCTGCCCGTCCTGCTGGCCGCGCAGACCGACACCGAACTGCTCGATGCCTCCAACATCCAGAACGCCTTCGCCCGCCGCGCGGCCAAGGCCCCGGCGCTGGATCCGAAGCGGATCATCAACGAGTCCTCCTCGTTCCTGAAGGAGCGCGAACCGGAGATGACCGCCGAGGAGTACGCGTTGTATGAGAAGGTGGTCAACATGCTCGGCACCAACCCGACCTTCGCCCTGCGCCTGCTCGAGGGCATGATCAGCGGCGGCGAGGAAGCCAGCCCGGCCTTCGAGTTCATCCTCGGCAATGTCTATTACGCCGCCGGGGAAAACGAGAAGACGGAGGCCAGCTACAAGAAGGCGGTGGAACGCTACCCGACCTTCCTCCGCGCCTGGAACAACCTCGGCGTGCTCTACTACTCGACCGACCGCTTTGCCGACGCCGTGCAGGCGTTTTCGAAGTCCGTCTCGCTCGGCGACCGCGATCCCACCACGTACGGCTTGCTCGGCTATAGTCTGGAGAAGGAGAACAACCTGGTCGCCGCCGAGGTGGCCTACATGCAGGCGCTCAGCGGCGACCCCGGCAACGCCGACTGGCAGGAGGGCCTGCTGCGGCTCTGCGTGCAAGGGCGGCAGCTCGCCCGGGCGGAGGCCATCGCCCGGACGCTGATCAAGACCCGGCCCGGCGAGTCCCGCTTCTGGCTGATCCTCGCCAACGTCCTGCTCACCGACAACCGCCGGATCGAGGCCCTGACCGTGCTCGAACTGGCGGCCGGCGTCGGCGCCGCCAGCCCCGACGAACTCATCCTGCTCGGCGACCTGTATGCGGAGCAAAACCTGCACGCCGAGGCCCTGGCCATCTACACGAAGCTGGTCCCCCTCGCGCCCGCCACCGGGGAGGACAAGCTCATCCGCCTCGCCCGGTCCCTCGCCGCCGCGGGCCGGCCGGCCGAGGCGCTCGCCGCGCTGCAGGCCCTGCCCGCCACCCTCACCCCGGCCGGCCGCGTCACGCGGCTGCTCGTCCAGGCCCAGATCGCCCGCGCGGCCCAGCGCTGGGCCAAGGCGCGGCGGGACCTGGAAACGGTGCTCGCTGACGAACCCATGAATGGTGCGGCGCTGCTGGCGCTTGGCGCGGTGCATGTGGGCGAGGGGGACGACATCCGCGCGGCCTTCGTCTTTGAGGCCGCCAGCCGGGTGCCCGAGGCCACCTATCGGGCCAGCCTCGAGCTGGCGAACCTCGAGCTTCGGAACCGAAACTATCCCCGCAGTGTCGAACACCTCCGCAAAGCTCTGAGCCTCGAGCACACCGACGAAGTCGCCGATTACCTCGCCCGCGTCCGCGCCCTCATTCCGGACGAAACCCCCGCCACCCCATGA
- a CDS encoding energy transducer TonB, with amino-acid sequence MAETVTLPPPESAVANAAAEALSVVLGLAVTLALFLGVAHFEATEAPAEEADLAEMRAMSVPLETPPPRPVETPPVAVSGSPFAGLEVSATDSPVRIAVVPPDLATLLPTNSTAPAAKIEPAQLYTEFKPRTELTGDFSRVFQQHEVDQRPLVVSRPKPYIPPVVRGNADTLRISVLILIDTRGAVSNVRVLQGSGNEHFDKIILYDISHSWVFSPAMKKGRKVRCLVQQNVRVVWSGGSPFDSY; translated from the coding sequence ATGGCGGAGACCGTCACCCTGCCGCCTCCGGAGAGCGCCGTCGCCAACGCGGCGGCGGAGGCGCTGAGCGTGGTCCTGGGCCTGGCGGTCACCTTGGCCCTCTTCCTCGGCGTCGCCCACTTTGAGGCCACCGAGGCGCCCGCGGAGGAGGCGGATCTCGCCGAGATGCGCGCCATGTCGGTGCCGTTGGAGACCCCGCCGCCGCGGCCGGTCGAGACCCCACCGGTGGCGGTGTCAGGCTCCCCGTTTGCGGGGTTGGAGGTCAGCGCCACGGACAGCCCGGTGCGCATCGCGGTGGTCCCGCCGGATCTCGCCACGCTCCTCCCGACCAACAGCACGGCCCCCGCGGCGAAGATCGAGCCCGCGCAGCTTTACACCGAGTTCAAGCCGCGCACCGAGCTCACCGGCGATTTCTCCCGCGTCTTCCAGCAGCATGAGGTCGACCAGCGCCCGTTGGTGGTATCCCGGCCCAAGCCGTACATCCCGCCGGTGGTGCGGGGCAACGCCGACACCCTCCGCATCTCCGTACTCATCCTCATCGATACCCGCGGCGCCGTCAGCAACGTGCGCGTGCTGCAGGGTTCGGGCAACGAGCACTTCGACAAGATCATCCTCTACGACATCAGCCACTCCTGGGTCTTCAGCCCCGCCATGAAGAAGGGACGCAAGGTCCGCTGCCTCGTGCAGCAGAACGTGCGCGTCGTCTGGTCCGGCGGTTCCCCCTTCGACTCCTACTGA
- a CDS encoding ExbD/TolR family protein, with product MIRRAQGQHRFETTHIDMVPMVDCIMVLVIFLMVSSSFVNDPGVEVQKPDVIGALSSDQNALLIAITADNRIWFDGQEIRTDQVAAVLKQAAVGRSPSLIVRGDAASDLGVFAQVYTEAKRSGIQQVQFATAKAEGP from the coding sequence ATGATCCGCCGCGCCCAGGGTCAGCACCGGTTCGAGACCACGCACATCGACATGGTGCCGATGGTGGATTGCATCATGGTGCTGGTGATTTTCCTGATGGTCAGCAGCTCGTTCGTGAACGACCCCGGCGTCGAGGTGCAGAAGCCCGACGTGATCGGCGCCCTCAGCAGCGACCAGAATGCCCTGCTCATCGCCATCACCGCGGACAACCGCATCTGGTTCGACGGGCAGGAGATCCGGACCGACCAGGTCGCCGCCGTGCTCAAGCAGGCCGCGGTGGGCCGCTCGCCCTCGCTCATCGTGCGCGGCGACGCCGCCTCGGACCTGGGGGTGTTCGCACAGGTCTACACCGAGGCGAAACGTTCCGGCATCCAGCAGGTGCAGTTCGCCACCGCCAAGGCGGAAGGGCCCTGA
- a CDS encoding MotA/TolQ/ExbB proton channel family protein, translating to MNALLQLIDRGGWVMPVIITLSVVLYSRCFRLLFSLWRLRRQLRQPLSRAARHSLQTEARESFRRQRAAIGPMIAAAPLLGLLGTVSGMEKTFESLSAAAGEKSMEGLASGISEVLAATESGLTVAIPAMLLVYLAHREVNSQVQTVNRLERHAVPTGGRP from the coding sequence GTGAACGCCCTGCTCCAGTTGATCGACCGGGGCGGATGGGTGATGCCGGTCATCATCACGCTGTCGGTCGTGCTCTATTCGCGGTGCTTCCGGCTGCTGTTTTCCCTGTGGCGGCTGCGCCGGCAACTGCGCCAGCCCCTGTCCCGGGCCGCCCGCCATAGCCTGCAGACCGAGGCGCGGGAATCCTTCCGCCGCCAGCGGGCGGCCATCGGGCCGATGATCGCCGCCGCGCCGCTGCTCGGCCTGCTGGGCACGGTCAGCGGCATGGAGAAGACCTTCGAGAGCCTCTCGGCCGCGGCCGGCGAAAAATCCATGGAGGGCCTCGCGAGCGGCATCTCCGAGGTGCTGGCCGCGACGGAATCGGGCCTGACGGTCGCGATCCCGGCCATGCTGCTGGTCTACCTCGCCCACCGCGAGGTCAACAGCCAGGTGCAGACGGTCAACCGGCTCGAACGGCACGCGGTCCCGACAGGAGGCCGCCCATGA
- a CDS encoding MotA/TolQ/ExbB proton channel family protein, which produces MKKHFFSALLACTLLTGLAGADNFDDALKRAATDYANRLRQANEELNRTRERIAGEKAPLLQELRATEDRIITLEREAIRLTTGQEESVATKRRILRDIEDVRKTGAYVTTLAGDALKALTEGLPPGGEGLVTERLQELQQALETAAAAGTGGPAALDIAGFLLERTERALGGQLVAGRAMNAADNLVQDGTLAFVGPEVFFQPAAGGPAGAVRLREGSRQPVYYPQAAWSAAESAALFAGRLGSLPVDSSGGKALRLQQTGGTVLEHIAKGGKVAFAIVLVGLVALLLMIHKFIDVAAMRVDGSARVPACLRAVASGARAEAQAAVGGLSRTTREIFAEGLKHLDAPVNILEERLEAVLLGQRLHFERRLPLLAVIATAAPLMGLLGTVVGMVKTFTLITVFGTGNAAKLSSGISEVLVATELGLAVAIPALVVHGFLAHRINKNMARLERQALEFVTAASSAQSGLTPAEVAR; this is translated from the coding sequence ATGAAGAAACACTTTTTCTCCGCCCTGCTCGCGTGCACCTTGCTGACCGGTCTCGCGGGCGCCGACAATTTCGATGATGCGCTCAAACGCGCCGCGACCGACTACGCAAACCGGCTCCGCCAGGCCAACGAGGAGCTGAACCGTACGCGGGAACGCATCGCGGGCGAGAAGGCCCCGCTGCTCCAGGAGCTGCGGGCGACCGAGGACCGCATCATCACGCTGGAGCGGGAGGCCATCCGCCTGACCACGGGGCAGGAGGAGTCCGTCGCCACCAAGCGTCGTATCCTGCGCGACATCGAGGACGTGCGGAAGACCGGGGCCTACGTGACGACCCTCGCCGGCGACGCCCTGAAGGCCCTGACCGAGGGCCTGCCGCCGGGAGGTGAGGGCCTGGTGACGGAACGCCTGCAGGAACTGCAACAGGCCCTCGAGACCGCGGCCGCCGCGGGCACGGGTGGACCGGCCGCGCTGGACATCGCGGGCTTCCTGCTGGAGCGCACCGAGCGCGCGCTGGGCGGCCAGCTCGTGGCCGGCCGCGCGATGAACGCCGCCGACAATCTGGTTCAGGACGGCACCCTGGCCTTCGTCGGCCCCGAAGTGTTCTTTCAACCGGCGGCCGGCGGTCCGGCGGGCGCCGTGCGCCTGCGCGAAGGCTCCCGCCAGCCGGTCTATTATCCTCAGGCCGCATGGTCGGCCGCCGAAAGCGCGGCGCTGTTTGCGGGCCGCCTCGGCTCGCTGCCGGTCGATTCATCCGGCGGCAAGGCCCTCCGGCTCCAGCAGACCGGGGGTACCGTGCTCGAGCACATCGCGAAGGGCGGCAAGGTGGCCTTTGCCATCGTGCTGGTCGGCCTCGTGGCGCTGCTGCTGATGATCCACAAGTTCATCGACGTCGCCGCCATGCGGGTGGACGGCTCGGCGCGCGTGCCGGCGTGTCTGCGGGCGGTCGCCAGCGGGGCCCGCGCCGAGGCGCAGGCGGCGGTGGGCGGCCTGAGCCGCACCACGCGCGAGATCTTTGCCGAGGGCCTCAAGCACCTCGACGCCCCCGTCAACATCCTTGAGGAACGCCTCGAGGCCGTGCTGCTCGGCCAACGGCTGCACTTTGAGCGCCGGCTGCCCCTGCTGGCGGTCATCGCCACCGCCGCCCCGCTCATGGGTCTGCTGGGTACGGTCGTGGGCATGGTCAAGACCTTCACCCTCATCACCGTCTTCGGCACGGGCAACGCGGCCAAACTCTCCAGCGGCATCTCCGAGGTGCTGGTGGCGACCGAGTTGGGTCTGGCCGTGGCCATCCCTGCCCTCGTCGTCCACGGCTTCCTCGCCCACCGCATCAACAAGAACATGGCGCGGCTCGAGCGCCAGGCACTGGAGTTTGTCACGGCGGCCAGCTCGGCCCAGAGCGGCCTCACCCCGGCGGAGGTGGCCCGGTGA
- a CDS encoding DUF3450 family protein gives MPIPASLHRLVRGPLFFCAGLLAAGLARAADPIQEVGKTASEWVKTRAETVRLETAWTQDRAMLGSTLNALKERAERLQDRRDHLLAVTAEERAEQAALNAKLTTSRESLQATETRLIALTEKIVRLRPLLPPRLADALEMSYRSLANPAASPAERMQLVMTVLNRCAQFNHTLTHGEEVLTLEGEAGPKAVDVIYWGLGQGYALDRAAGKAWLGTPGTERWQWEPLPGAAPAVATLMAIRLDEADPQFVSIPARLKPAR, from the coding sequence ATGCCCATCCCAGCCTCACTCCACCGTCTGGTCCGAGGACCGTTGTTTTTTTGTGCCGGCCTGCTCGCCGCCGGCCTGGCTCGCGCCGCCGATCCGATTCAGGAGGTCGGGAAAACCGCCTCGGAGTGGGTCAAGACCCGCGCCGAGACCGTGCGCCTCGAGACCGCGTGGACGCAGGACCGGGCGATGCTCGGCTCCACCCTCAACGCCCTGAAGGAGCGGGCGGAGCGCCTGCAGGACCGCCGGGATCACCTGCTCGCCGTCACCGCCGAGGAGCGCGCCGAACAAGCCGCGCTGAACGCCAAGCTCACCACTTCACGCGAAAGCCTGCAGGCCACCGAAACCCGCCTGATCGCGCTGACCGAGAAGATCGTCCGGCTCCGCCCGTTGCTCCCCCCCCGCCTGGCCGACGCACTGGAGATGTCGTACCGGAGTCTCGCCAACCCGGCGGCCAGTCCCGCTGAGCGCATGCAGCTGGTGATGACGGTGCTCAACCGCTGCGCCCAGTTCAACCACACCCTCACGCACGGCGAGGAGGTGCTCACGCTCGAGGGGGAGGCCGGCCCCAAGGCGGTGGACGTGATCTACTGGGGCCTGGGCCAGGGCTACGCCCTCGACCGGGCCGCCGGCAAGGCCTGGCTGGGCACGCCCGGCACCGAACGCTGGCAGTGGGAACCGCTGCCCGGTGCCGCGCCGGCCGTCGCCACCCTGATGGCCATCCGCCTCGACGAGGCCGACCCCCAGTTTGTTTCCATCCCCGCCCGGCTCAAACCCGCCCGTTGA